ATGATTTATTGTGAACATTATTGCAATAACTTATAAATTTGATATAATTTAAATATATTAAGAATAGTTAACAATATTAGTTTTATTAATTGGAGAGTCTATGCCATAAGTTAGAATTATAAAACTGGAGAGTCCATGCCGCAAGTTGGAATTATAAAACTGGAGAGTCCATGCCGTAAGTTGGAATTATAAAACAAATTGTTAACTAGTTAAGCACATTGTAAGCTTATAGTTTATAGTGTGCTTTTATTATTTTTAAGAAAATATTAAAATCATTCATAACATATCTTTTTAATTATTTATTAAATAATATTTTTATCAAAACTTAGCAATGATTATAAGCAGCTTGAAATAGAATGTCATAAATATAAAAATAATAAATAATTTTGATATAAAAATGATACATTTTTGTTATGTATTACCTTGAAAAAACTATCTAAAACCTATATAATATAAACAATATATGAGGTGATATAATTGAAAAAAGGACAATTGATAATTTTGAGTGGACCATCAGGTGTTGGTAAGGGAACAATACGTGAGCAGTTATTTAAAAATGATAATCTTAATTTAGCATATTCAATCTCAATGACAACAAGGAAACCTAGAGATAATGAAGAACATGGTATTGATTATTTCTTTGTTGAGGAAAATGAATTTGTCGATAAAATTAATCAAAATCAATTAATTGAATGGGCACAATTTGTTGGTAATTATTATGGAACACCAAGAGAATATGTTGAACAATTACTTAATGATGGAAAGAATGTTGTCCTAGAAATAGAAGTGCAAGGTGCTACTCAAGTAATGGAAATGTTTCCAGATGCTTTATCTATTTTTATTGTTCCACCAAGTATGGAAGAATTAGAAAGACGTATTCGTGGACGTCGAAGTGAAGAAGAAGAAATTGTCTTACAACGTTTAAATAAAGCAAAACACGAATTAAATTTAACTGGTGATTATCGCTATGTTGTAGAAAATAATACTTTAGAACAAACAGTTGAACAAATAGAAGAAATTATTAAAAATAATATTTAAACTAAAGTGATCGCTTTAGTTTTTAGTTTTTAAAGGGAGGTAAAATAATGTATCTAATTAAAGTTATTTTAGAATATAAAAATATTAATTTAGATAAAACATTTGATTATTATTCAACAGATAAAGTTGCTTTATATTCACGTGTTTTAGTTCCTTTTAATAATAAAGAAATAGTAGGTTTTGTAATAGAAGTAAAAGAAGAAGGTAAATCTGAGTATGCAATGAAAGAGATTATTGAAATCATTGATAAAAAACCAATTTTAAATGATGAGTTATACAAATTAGCTGAGTTTATGCAAAATAAATATCTATCATCACGTATTCAAGCATTACAAACAATGTTACCACCAGGATTAAAACCATTGTCAAAACAAAAAAAAGAAGTCATATATGATTTATATTTGGAAATAAAAGAATCAAATGAGCAACTAACAAGCAAACAAAGTGAAGTTTTAAATAAGATAAAAGAAGAAAAAAACTTAAAAAATTCAATAATATCTAAAAAATATGGAGCACATATGATTAATGCCTTATACAAAAAAGGGTATTTAAATAAAGTGAATAAAAAAAGAGAAATGATAATAATTGATAAAGAAACAAGTGAGTTTATTGAATTAACATCATTCCAACAAGAAATATATCAAAAAGTAATAAATAGTGATAAAAAAGTAAGTTTACTACATGGAATTACAGGATCAGGTAAAACTGAAATCTACCTTCATTTAGCAAGACATTATCTAAATAAAGGAAAAAGTGTTTTAGTATTAGTACCAGAAATAACGCTTACTTTGATGATGCAAGATAAGTTTGCATCACATTTTAAAAATGAAATTGCTATCTTACATTCAAGATTATCAAATGCACAAAGATATCAGGAATACCAAAAAATTAATGAAGGTAAAGTAAAAATTGTTGTAGGAACAAGATCAAGCATTTTTGCTCCATTAAAAAATATTGGAATAATAATTGTTGATGAAGAACATGATTCATCATATAAACAATCATCAGGTTTAATGTATCATACAAATGATATTGTAGTAGAAAGAGCAAGCTATCATCAAGCACAAGTTCTTTTAGCAAGCGCAACACCAAGTATTAATTCACTAACAAAAGCATATCAAAAACAATATCAATATTTAGTTTTAAATAAAAGGTTTTTTAATCAACCATTGCCTAATGTTGAAATAGTAGATTTAAATTATGAAAAGATTACTCAAATAGTATCAGATAAAGTAATAAAAAAAATAAAAACAACATTAAGTAATAATAAACAAGTAATAGTTCTATTGAATAGAAGAGGATATAATACAATGATTCAATGTCGAGATTGTCAAAAAACT
The nucleotide sequence above comes from Bacilli bacterium PM5-9. Encoded proteins:
- a CDS encoding guanylate kinase (product_source=KO:K00942; cath_funfam=3.40.50.300; cog=COG0194; ko=KO:K00942; pfam=PF00625; smart=SM00072; superfamily=52540; tigrfam=TIGR03263), producing MKKGQLIILSGPSGVGKGTIREQLFKNDNLNLAYSISMTTRKPRDNEEHGIDYFFVEENEFVDKINQNQLIEWAQFVGNYYGTPREYVEQLLNDGKNVVLEIEVQGATQVMEMFPDALSIFIVPPSMEELERRIRGRRSEEEEIVLQRLNKAKHELNLTGDYRYVVENNTLEQTVEQIEEIIKNNI
- a CDS encoding primosomal protein N' (replication factor Y) (product_source=KO:K04066; cath_funfam=1.10.10.10,3.40.50.300; cog=COG1198; ko=KO:K04066; pfam=PF00271,PF04851,PF17764,PF18074,PF18319; smart=SM00487; superfamily=46785,47819,52540,63520; tigrfam=TIGR00595) — translated: MYLIKVILEYKNINLDKTFDYYSTDKVALYSRVLVPFNNKEIVGFVIEVKEEGKSEYAMKEIIEIIDKKPILNDELYKLAEFMQNKYLSSRIQALQTMLPPGLKPLSKQKKEVIYDLYLEIKESNEQLTSKQSEVLNKIKEEKNLKNSIISKKYGAHMINALYKKGYLNKVNKKREMIIIDKETSEFIELTSFQQEIYQKVINSDKKVSLLHGITGSGKTEIYLHLARHYLNKGKSVLVLVPEITLTLMMQDKFASHFKNEIAILHSRLSNAQRYQEYQKINEGKVKIVVGTRSSIFAPLKNIGIIIVDEEHDSSYKQSSGLMYHTNDIVVERASYHQAQVLLASATPSINSLTKAYQKQYQYLVLNKRFFNQPLPNVEIVDLNYEKITQIVSDKVIKKIKTTLSNNKQVIVLLNRRGYNTMIQCRDCQKTLMCPHCNVALTYHHSNKTLVCHHCAYSTKTINHCFYCGSTNLKRLGFGTQRVEEYLSNCFSEYNVTRIDQDAIKNIKQLEKCINDFKEKKSNILIGTQMIAKGLDFESADLVVVLNIDASLAFNSYDAIESAFTLLVQVSGRSGRHSGKGEVMIETFQPDHYVIKKAQQHDYLGFYELEMKQRKKFDNPPYYKIALLLISGEDENKIVKEANSIYEYLNESLKKVIVYNNIDAPIYKLANRYRQQIMIKYKRIEDIKDEMLRLKKSYGSKKGISLTIDIDY